The sequence below is a genomic window from Lytechinus variegatus isolate NC3 chromosome 3, Lvar_3.0, whole genome shotgun sequence.
TCGATATTTTGCCATGAAACAAGTCCGAAGACTGAAAAAAGTCATTGTTATTGTTACCCTATTCTATTACAAGTTAGAAAATTACAACATGTGGTACTTCTttattacaccccccccccctcttttatTCTCTATCTTTCTGTATTATCAGGTGCTATCATTTTCGTATACGGCTGTATCGTGACGATCAAGAACCACCCAAGAAAGGTGTCCTTCTATTTACCATTCACTATCTTCTTAGTGTTTGGTTTGTAGCTGAGCCTACCTATCGACTTCTATCCTTGTACGTCTACCCATTTCTAAAAAGGTACTTTACATTTTCAGTTATCAATCCCATAACTACCAGAAAGAGGTTAATCTGCTTAAAAACACACACTAAAGAACTTCCCTTTTCATTAGAAACAAAACAACACTCCTACTCTTTTCTTTCAGAATAGGCCTATTCAAAATCTCAAAATCTCTCTTTTGAAATCGATTTTCTGCTGAAAATATAGATTGACTTAATGTTAGAAGTTAATAGTATACCATGTTTGTATAGTCACATTCAGATTAACAATCATGAATATTGAGTTCttgatatataatatatatatataaataggtCTATTTATCATAGGTCTATTTGGAAGCAAGGGTCCTACTATAACTTCTCATATGTCGGGCAAAGCTCAGTGGATTTTTCATTGTGTCATTAATATTTGAATCCTGACccagaattaataaaattcttATCATTCAAGGTTATCACCATTTAAGTCATAATTACACCTTATTTGTTTTCCCCTACAGTCCTAATATCTGGAATGGGATCGACCTGGCTTTGTGTTTTACTGGACATGCCTATTTCCTGTATATAACGCGACCGGACCGTCTTAATAAACGGTTCCCTTTCCATCTGCGAGCAGGAAAGGTATATAAGGCtgatacatatttatatataaatgtatatattatatgtatatgtatataataccTGGTATTTCCGTAACATCATGTATAAGTGATATATTGTGTTTAAATGAATTCCTAGTTCAACATAAGTCTTGTCATGAAAGACATAATGCCTATCTTGAATAATATATGTTTAAGACTTGAAGAAAAATCATGAGATAATTAACATTACTTTTctgttcaaataaaaataaataaataaataaaccagTGTCAAAGCGTATAATGATGGAATATACACATGTAGACCTATATATTAGcatgtttgtgatttattttttatctataGGTTTCATTCCGTGATATCGATGAAGACGTAGAAGATCTCTATATTCCATCGAAGGACTTTTATTCCATTTTCCAAACTGGAAAGAAATCGGATATCGGACCTGGAACGACATTGACTATCCCCGAAGGACCCCAGCACTTCCAAACACCAGTGGTAGGTCCTTGTTTTATTTAGATTCTGATATACTTAAATCATAATCAACAaggtaaataaaatgaatgacaacaaaaacaacatcaaATAAAATCTAATTGCCTTTTTTCATGATCATGTAGACAAAATCTCAAAAGTAACAATCTAATCTTTGGATTGGAAAATGATATGCCGTTTAACGATAAACCgaattgatttttaatatatataaaataaagacgAGTAGTCGTATCTCCATTAATGGCAGATAAAGGAGATTGTCTTgagtattatatgaaattcgTTTTATTCTTAATTTAGTTGCCTTTCAACGCACCATCGGAAGAGTGCCTGGCTGTCCTTCTTCGACCATCCTTACCGGAGATACCAACCGTGTCTGCTACTGTTGACCTATCATACCGAATACCCTCACCGGAGATACCAACCGTGTCTGCTAATGTTGACCCAGCATACCGAATACCATCACCGGTTATACCAACGGTATCGGGTACTTTCCAGAAACAGACACCTGCAACGTCCTCGGTATTTGTTTCCATGCCTTCTGTAGTGGCTAGGCAGTCGAAGAAGATCACTCCTACTGGGTCATCAACCGGTCAGAAACAATTTCCGAACGAAGACGGCGCGGCAGTTGAGATCTCCACGGTAAGTTGTAAGAGATTGTGGAAGAAAGAAGAACTACTTGTGTGCAAACAATCTTTCATACgtgtattgttttattgttaatAACTTAATAccccaatcatcatcattagttgCAAATGGGTTCAAGTCTTTCAGCCGAAGGTGAAGTCGTGTTATGATCAATCGAATAGTTATTACATGCcagatgaatgaataattattcaatttcctTCTCATTTTTAATAGGCTTCTGTTCCCAAAGGAGGGTTCTCTATATTCTCCGTCCAGAAACAACCAGTGAGTGCCCTTAGATGTATAGATAAGAATGtaagaaataattttcaaataagaTGAACGTTTTTTTGCAATTAGCActctttattttaatttaattttatttcatatatatttttatttcatttatttatctatttctatttcatttattcatgtatctatttatttatttcttcttttgtttgGGGGTGTGCGCGATTTTTGCAAGAAAAATAGTTAAGTCCAACATATAGATGTTTCACCAAtgtcaaataaaacatatatattatatgaaataacaaGTTTATCTCCAAAAACGGTACATGCATTGTGAATTCAGAGTTCATGGGAACTTCCATCACATCAGCAATTAAACTATACAGAGATATCTAATAAAGATGTTGACATCATGTACTTCTTACAGGACACCGGAACGTCTCCTGTATCTGAGTACATCAAGACAGAAGACAAAGACACATTGGATCGTGAAAAGAAGGTATTGatcataaaatgtattttactgTATAATCATCGTATTCAATGCCCCCAAATCAAAGTGAAAATGGCCGGCGTAGTGAATAATTTGACTTTATCCGTAATAATCTCAATACTACTGGATCATTACACCTTACATATCTTCGGCGCAGATAAGATACTGTCATGGCgttcaaaaaattatatcagTTTACCTCGCCTGGGTAGAGTGTGGCTTGCAAGATGAAAACTTATTCTTCGTAGGAAACTGAAATAAATCGTTAAATTCGTTCAGATGTGATAAACCATTTGAGAATTACTGCAAAACACCGTTTTAGATCGAGGATACTGTCGTCAATCCTTACACTTCTAAAGTGATATAAGTTTTATGAGGTTAATATTAACCTTTTacttcattttcttcatctcAAAGCTTGCTGCTCCAAAAGGAGGATATTCTATCTTCTCTGTGAACAAGCAACCGGTATGTATCTCAAAATGAAGAATTGTAGTAATTAGAGTTAGTATGAGAAGATTTGGAATCTCGATAATGAAAACTACTAGTATATTATCACAGTTTAAAAGGAGTTAAATCAGCTCGTTTGTGGCTTGTACTAAACGTTATGTGATTTGTACCTAAACAGAAAATACTTTCCATATataaacactttttttcttttaaatttttgttGTAATGTAATCATCTTTACTTGGTTTATTTAAATCAGGACACCCTGACTTCGCCAAAAAATTCTGACACGGATGTGACAGATCAGACGCAGAGGTACACCTCTGTGAATAAGGTACGCAACCAATGTTGCAAATTGAATACaacattaatatattttaaaagtttCCCAGCGTTTCCTTCAATGTATTTAAGCTGATGTACCAAGATTATGTTTTGTCTGCACAGTTTTCAATTTTCGTTTAGTTTTGTAAATGAAGAGTAGCAGTACATGTATCTCCTCCGTTATTGAACATTTTTCAATCATTATTTAAGAGCTTTTGCATGTTTGAGTTCAATTGCTTTTCCAGAAATGACATTTTGCATAAACGGAACAGGATATTCAAAACAACTATGAGAGACATGAATTTAACATTGAAAACTTATGATAATCTATTGATTTCTTGTAGGAACAGCCCAGTCGTGGCAATGACTACAGCTTCTTGCCAAAAGATCACACCATCCCTCGAATCCACTGTGTCATCTTCTCCGAAAACTTCCAAAGGATCCGGATCTGATGTCCAACTGACCCATCTTCCTCTGGAGATCCTGCCAGCGGCATGCAAACCCAATCAAGAGCCTTTGAAGACCAAGGTTCCTTGGGACTCTGGATCTGATGAGAAGGTGCAAGAAACCAGAGTTGCTGAGAATCTGAAACAGATCGTTATCAAACCAGTAGATGACTTTAACATGGATAAAGACATTGATGAATCCCGATTTTACACAGAGACCAAAAGCCAGGTCAACGGCGTCGATTCTAAAGCGAGGATCAAAAATGTTTCTACCAGTTCAAATGCCTACCTTGCAGATAATGAACCCCTGAGGAAACCAAATCCGATACTGCTTTGTCTGACATCCAAAGCCAGAATAACGGCGGCATCCAAACGTAAGGTCATCAATGTTAAACCACTGAATGAGCCTTGTCTGAAGATCACTTCTACAGGGAATCCAGGGCCAATGTGGTTACTGCTGCTCGAATCCAGAAAGTCCTTGATGCTACAAACGAGCTCGGGCAAGAAATCACATCTTTTTCTGATGACATCATGGTCGCTGCACGAAAGCCATCTTCTTTGGCAACAGAGGACGTACTCGGGTCAAGAATACTGGACCTCTGTAGATCCATTGATGAGGGAGTTCCCGGTTCCTCGTCCAAAGATCCAGAACTGGACCACCGAGCCCCTAAAGCAGCCAAATTATCTCACCAACGTCGGACAAGGAGAAGTGTTTGAGAATAATCTCTTCGATCCAGATCATGGAAGTCCATCTCGTCCAAAAGAGCCGGATAATGATGCTTCCAGATCTGAAGACATCGTCACTGCTCCTGCTGCCAACGGAGGAGATTTTGTAAAGGTGATTCAcaataacaatatttttaaaacaacctTTCAACCTTTCTTCCAAGCTTACTTTTAATAGTGCCGTTAACTAAGAAATAAATTCTTACTACTTTAAACGAtgatacatttattttgtttcattaactttaaaattatgatattgGTTTTTAAGTTCTCAGAAAGTATTGGAACtaaacttcatatttttttcttataaccTCTATCTAGCCTTCTAAAAAGACCCGGAAGGAGCCTTCACAGAGACGATTCCCTAAATCAACCAACCAGGGAATGACTACGGATATCTCTattgataacaaacaaatgGTAATTGAACAGTCTGACTCAGTTTGTGTGATTTTATGTGATGACTCTAAACTTAACACATCAGTAcctgttttatatattttgtttacaatcGAAAAACAATAACGGAAATATATTAATGTATAGATcatcaaaatgttaaaatgtttaCAATGGTTTTAAAACGCTAAGGTAAAATGCTAATGTCAACCAGATAACCTAATGTCGATACTTAATTTACAAAATGCATGCACTACTCAAATCAtatttcttgcccccccccccacaagttatacttttaatgttttttaaatcGTTTATCATCTTCTTTTCAGCAGTACACAATGCCTTTTCTTCTCTCATTCTGTTTTATTCCTTCtatctttccctttctttagGCAATGGATCcaaagacaaagaagaagaagctcaAACGATTCCTAAAGCTCACACGCAGGCACATGAACAAGCCTGCGGAGGAAGAATAGGAACAATTCGCTTTAACTAATAACGACTAAAAAAACAAACCGGATACTTTTGGGCCATAAACAAACCTTCAACTGACTTGAAATATTCTTCAATAAGAAACAACGGGATATTTGGATCATGAAACAAACCTGCAAAATAGAATATTGACTGGAACTAATGATATCAAGCTGTATTCGAAAATTGAAAGCAATATTGACTTCCGAGTACGTCATAGTAACGAAATGCGAAATCCAAGAAAAATTCTGAATATGCAACAAATGGTAGGTATATTAACCATTAACTTTAGCaaatcaaagaaattgaatttgGAAAATCTACAGCTTTAGAAATACTACGCTTATTCTAAAATGCCATGCACTGTATCGAACTACATGACAATGAAACTGCGCTATGTAATGTTGCAAGTCTAgttctcaataaaaaaaaaatatcaaaataacccACACTACAATGTTTTTTTGTCTATAGATACTCGCAGTGAGCGCGAAATTTATGTGTTTATGTGTGCTGGGGTGAGGGAGTGTGATGTGTGGGTTTATGTGTATGCACACCTATACACAGGCGCTGATtcaggatttcgtagggaggggCAAAAATTTGatctgattttggcgcccctgtgtacttttcgaaaaatggcgcccacCTCTCTGCCAGGTCAATAAAGTgcctaaaatgcatgtttaaacATCTTATTTCATAgtcatatgaataaaaaaattgaaggccACTTTTTTAATGCTTAGTTCGTAAAGGAAAAAAGTCAATGAATTCATGTTATATCcgttaaaaaaagaattcatgCGACGCGAAGCCAATTTCTGTTTTCTGTTTAAGGCATTTGTTGGTTTCAATttcgtttaacttctcatcagagtaggtGCTATTGTATGAGCAGTAGCTGTAATTTCTTTACCAGTCGTTTTAGAATATCCTTCAATAATGTTATTGATAACCTCTTGGAAATAATGGAATCTCGAAGGCAACCAATCTCCTCATCAGTGGCACAACTGGGATTTATTCAGCAGTAGTGCACgtgagggggggggcttgaacTTTTGTAGGGgcaccaaaatatattttggggtATACAGATCGAAGTTAAATAAAATATGAGATAAACAATGTGGTATCTCTCAAGGCCTCGTGAAGTGGGAActgaaaattattgattttctgACTTTAAACTGCGAGTTTTTATCCTTTTGTAACAATGAAAAGAATAGGTATCTCAATAAGCAATTGATGCGAGGCGCGAGCTAATAATTTTggcttttttctatttttaaaccCAATTTCTTTAGAGctttttgtaaatatgaataatataGGGATCCCACTAGACAATCGATGCAAGCGCAATGCACGAACTGACTTTTGAATCCAATAATTTTACCACGTTTTAAAACCATGTTCAGAATAGTAGATTAAGTTTCGAACTAAGAAACTGATGCGACTAAAAAACTTGGAAATGCACTGTTTGTTATAAttaagaggataggtatctaaCTAAAGCAGAGtgtgagctgattttttttattttcagaatataagATTGCAATATTTTAGCAATTTTTCACCATGAAAAGAATAGTTATCTAACTAAACAACTGATGCGAGCGTtcagcgcgaagcgcaagctgaaaatattcaGTTTCGTACTAGAAAAATGAACTTTCTATGAGAGTAGGTCTACATTTTTGTAACTCGAAGACAATGGGTATTTTATAAAacgattgaaatgatttatatttttaattttatgacCTGAAAAACGGACATTCCGAGCACTTTTGGCAGGAATGATACCTAATTAACAGTTTGTGCTAGCGCTAAGCACGAggtaattctttatttttttgttttatttatagatTTTTACCCCATAGAACATTCTATGTACTTCTTCTAACAATGGAAATGATGGTTATCTCTACTAAATAAATGAGTCGAGCGCAAAGAGTgagcaattatttttttttattttcgatatttcgatctacaaaaaaaaaatttaatcgTATTTTAGATACAGAACACACTGCGTAACCCGAAAAGAACAATtgataaatgcgagcgcgaaacgcaagcagattttttattcaaatactgACTTAAAAGGGACCCTTTTAAGCTATGATTCCtcttattgtttttcttt
It includes:
- the LOC121412091 gene encoding uncharacterized protein LOC121412091, with the translated sequence MTKMQDAAEVFSWLSTVFFVCVLLLVSKGFSITRAQISLPGTVKTICFGFIYLTFYTIVFFDQRVLLDPQDIIVSMTSLSASGLIGLKFTGAIIFVYGCIVTIKNHPRKVSFYLPFTIFLVPNIWNGIDLALCFTGHAYFLYITRPDRLNKRFPFHLRAGKVSFRDIDEDVEDLYIPSKDFYSIFQTGKKSDIGPGTTLTIPEGPQHFQTPVLPFNAPSEECLAVLLRPSLPEIPTVSATVDLSYRIPSPEIPTVSANVDPAYRIPSPVIPTVSGTFQKQTPATSSVFVSMPSVVARQSKKITPTGSSTGQKQFPNEDGAAVEISTASVPKGGFSIFSVQKQPVSALRCIDKNVRNNFQIR